TACGTAATTTGTTAAAAGGCTAATACGTCCAGACTAAAACTAGACTAAAACCTTTTGAGTTTTCGTCgactaaaactggactaaaactaTCACTTATAGAAATGACTAAATTGTGACTAAATAGAATGAGAATTTCGTCCAAAAGACTAAAACTAAGACTAAATCTAAATTGGCTGCCAAAACAACACTGCAACAGACCAACCAACACATCAAGCAACCGaccaaacaaacaaccaaacaacagatCAAGcaaccaacaaaacaaagaacaagctaaacaaacaaacaactctTAATTTGTTAAATTAATACAAATTCGTGATACCCAACTCTGAACCCTTCAGATTCATCTTGGAAGAAATGTAGTGAAATCGTTAAGTCACTCTCTCAACCACCTGCAATGACAAAACTGACATATACAGTAATATGCCACAACCAGgggctgtttatttatttttttgatccTACAACTACATTTTGCTTATAACCCctgtacttttacttcagtGTAATTTACGTTTTTACTACTGCTTTCACTTCAATACAAGGATCAGACTACTTCTTCCATCACTGTGCGTTGGTGTGTCTTTTCCAAACATatctaaaaatgaataaatcaaaaacaacatcagcattaaaacacagacaGTCATTGGTCTTTTTCTTCGTTACCTGTTGGTGCGCAAGTTGTTGTGCATGAACCAGGAGTGGTTGTTGTCCACGTATATGGCCCAGGCTTTGTCGTCCTTCCTCGACATCACGTCCTTCAGCACGTCAGCCCAGGCAATGCCCTAGGGTGAACGGAGGCTGAGTCGAAGGTGAACCAGTCAACTGTACACAGGAGGAGGTTAATACATACTGTTGTTTAGTATAAATGCACAACCAGGACCTGATGTGGGGGTGATGACATAAAAACACGATACTGGAGGTTAAAAGTTCGATGAGATGGAgtcacactttaaaaaaatatctaactGGAAAGAGTAGTAGTAGTGctataaaaagaaaagttagTATCACTTAATAATATGAATAAGATTAATAATCCTTATCTTTACACTATGTGACTTTGCAAAGCTTAATAATTTCCATATTATCACATCTGTATCAAACAGTCTGCAAATCTTAACTGGTGCCTGCTTGGAACAGCAGAAGAggttagaaaaataaatgatcaatcAGAAAAATCTACCTAATGTGCTCTTGTAAatacatatttatcatttcttatCAGTAAAGTATAGTAATAATTATCAAGAAAGTTCAGTTCAcccaaatgcaaaaacaaattatGTAATGGAAGAATCAATATTGAACTCACACTTGACGTGTTGACGGCCGGTGTTTATGGGTCTTGTCCCGATTGACGGGCCAAAACACCAGCAGAGCATTCTGGGATTTGTTGTAGTGGTGGTACATGCGCTATAAAATACCGGCAGCAGGCCAGCTCTAGTAGTTATTTAGTATTGCCTCAAGGGGCAGATATCGTAGCTCAGGCTCTGCTGCTCTGCCGGGAGGTGGAGCGTCAATACCAGGAGCTGCCTTTTATCAACAGCAAGTGTGATTTTATCATCTGAACAGTTTTCTCATGGACTCAGACTGAACCTGGTGAAAATGTGGCCGGAATCTGTCATTTCACAACATTACAGCACATGtgagtcagtgtttgtgtgctattgtgacattttgtcttaaaaactggaatcaactTTTTTCTCCCAACAAAGTACAGGTAACTTACTGTGAGACTGGACAcctttttccagtttttcttgTACTTTGCAGCTGAGCAGTGTGCaagtcattttttctttcattgttaTCCAGTGTTTGTAAAGAGTAGAAGGTTGTGCCTCCTAATAAATAATGATCTTGGTTGTTCAGACCTTAAatctgcttgtgtttttggaATATTCTTTACTGGGATGACCTTTTCTCACTCAGATAAATCATAATCCGCATAATCAGAttagatagagagagagagagtgtgtgtgtgtgtgtgtgtgtgtgtgtgtgtgttcttgtacttgctacattgtgaggaccattttctgcatttaactatcaaagtgaggacatttttacaaagtgaggacattttggccggtcctcactttgaaacagccatgtttgagggtgaagacttgtttttagagaacaggtatgaattgaggtttggttagggttaggattaagtttaggcaatcagttgtgatagttaaggttagggtaaggctctaggaaatgcattacgcttatggatgtcctcactaagatagaagtgcaaacgtgtgtgtgtgtgtgtgtgtgcgtgtgttcttgtacttgctacatggtgaggaccattttctgcatttaactatcaaagtgaggacatttttaccaagtgaggacattttggccggtcctcactttgaaacagccatgtttgagggtgaagacttgtttttagagaacaggtatgaattgaggtttggttagggttagggtaaggattaagtttaggcaattagttgtgatagttaaggttagggtaaggctttaggaaatgcattacgcttatggatgtcctcactaagatagaagtacaaacgtgtgtgtgtgtgtgtgtcatgtttaGCTAACACTTACATTTGTTTATCTGTGGATAATAATTTGAactgtttttgcatatttgtagCTCACAATTTAAATTCTTTGTCAATAGTTTAAACCGGCTTTGTAAAGTTGTTGTAACTGTTAATCcatactgttagctaacaatttCTACTGTTTATTTACTTAGCTACCGATTCCCAAAATTACTTACCCATACTTTAAGGTAGCTAATTTAGCTGTGTAGTCACTTTTAGGTAACAATTTTAAGCTAGTCAAAAATGTATTTCCACGTTGAAGCTATTTCCTTCAACTGCTTATACCTCATgtttagcaaacatttcagttgTTTATCTACGGCTAATAATTTCAACTGTTTATACTTATTTGTTCCTCACAGTTTTAATTCTTTATCAGCAGTTTAAGCCAGATATGTAGCTGTTTATCTACCTAAAGCAGTTTCAACTGTTAATCCATATTGTTGGCAAACAGTTTCTATTGCTTTTATTGAAGCATCCAAATACTTTAAAGTCTCTGTATAAAGAAATAATCCAGGAgtcactgtggatcattttctttacataaaGCCATGAATAAATCAGGAAGTCAGGCCAAAACCTAAGAGAATTAGGACTCAGGAAATGATATTTATCTccaatatatatttatttctctttacttGTACCTAAAGCAGTTCAGATGATGACCCTGCACGATCTGATTGATCAAAAAAACTCGCACAAATCTCCACAAGTTTAAAGAAATCACCACTAAAACGTCAACAAGATCAACTGATATTTATAAGCGAACCTCATATTCAAATGACTAATTTGTCTTAATCTAGTAATGCAGTTGGGACATGTAGGTGGTCTAACGGGGTGGTTTTGGGTGACCAGCTCCTCCCACCGACCAGCAGCAGGGGAACTGGTTCATCtgcaggtttgtcagcagctcTGGAGGTCGGAAACCTGAAATTAAccagagaggagctgcagcatgGTGCATTAGGTAAAGGCTGAAATGTTATTgtactatattatattatatattcaGATGACTTACTGAGAATATTCTGAATTGTTCTTTGAATCCTTCAAATATTCTTCCAATGACTGTCATTCAGTTCAATATAAAGTTAAGACTCAGACTCTACTGTTTATACCTCCCTGTAAGTTTGTTTCCATGCTTTAAAGACTGTTAGGACACAGATGACTTTACTGTTGTTGGATAAACAGAAGCTGCCGGTGACGATATCTGCTTCTTGTTTAGGAGGCTACACCAGAGATGTAACgaatatttgtgtttctgcagacgTGGAAGTCATAAAATGCGGCTAACGACTGAACTCTGGTGTCTGTGAGATAGGATGTAATGAGTCCAGATGCTGGTCTTTGTCTCGTTCGGACAAATCGAAGGAGGCTGAGCACAGAGAAGATGAAACAGAGGAGTTTCTGAAGGAAACTCCTTTACGTCTAAAGGATGTAAAGGAGGATAAATGTATCTTCAGGTCAGCGGATCCTCCCCCGGTCAGCATCCAGACGCTGGACTTCGCCAGCAGGATGTCGGAGAATATCGTAGCTCAggctctgctgctctgctggcaGGTGGAGCGTCAATACCAGGAGCTGCCTTTTATCGACAGCGAGTGTGATTTTATCATCTGAGCAGTTTTCTCATGGACTCAGACTGAACCTGTGTGTGGCCGGAATCTGTGTCATTTCACAACATTACAGCACATGTGAGTCAGAGTTTGTGTGctattgtgacattttgtatttaaaactGGAATCAACTTGTTTTTCCCAACAAAGTATAGGTAATTTACTGTGAGAACTGGACAcctttttccagtttttcttgTACTTTGCAGCTGAGCAGTGTGCaagtcattttttcttttattgttattgtgtttgtaaagaatataaaaattcttattttctatatatatatatatatatatatatatatatatatatatatatatatatatatattggctttgtttttaaaaaaagtttttgctcattttattctatatttggGCCTTACAGGATTAATGACTGAGTGCAGAAATCTCTAAAAATTGGTCCCATTTTATGGATCATGCTGTAGGATTCATGGATACTGGCATTTTATTGTAAGcaaatcaattttaaaatatCTCTTTAATATGTTTGTAACCACTGTTTCTGTGAAACACCACACAGATGTTTGgtttcatttattaaaatgtcaCTAATTTGTTAAAGAAGCTGCTCAGTGTGATATTTTCCTCAAACTGAAGGAAATAATGCATTtgttgtggattattttcagctGTGGCTTAATTCACTTTTAACACAGTCTTTGATTCACAATAAAGTACAGCGGTGATGAATGAACACGGCCCACTGAAGGGTTTTCAATCATTTCTGAAGGTAAAGTTACGCTTATTGGTGTCGTGGTTTCTCTTAGATGTGCCGAGGTTGAATAACACATccggtgacactgttgcttttaatatgattttattataaaaagacagcatctgaacaggACCCATGATTTGCCTGTGGAGGTTCACAGCCAATACGAACATCTCACAGAACAAAGAAGTCAGGTCGCTCTTATACCTTCTGGTAAGGATCGAATTACAACATCTGGTTCATGTTTGAAGACCCCTTACTCAAAACAAAACCACCCCTGAATAGAACCCCTTGGCTCTGCAATCCCAAAGTAACACATCCATCTTCTAGCTGGACATGGGTGCCCCAAAAACAACAGGCAATCCGGTTCTtaagactgaaaaacacattccaaTGATATGGGTAGAATTAGTCACACGTGTAGttcaggttccatctgtggtcagacgaCACCTATAAGGAATCATATCAGAGCAGATACTTCATATAATAAGCAACTCATATCggatactagaacaaacaatacagattccactctactaacttattaaggaATACAtctctcagatcagatactacattGGTAAAGTGGAATGAGATATATCAGGCTTAAATGCGCTCTATATCTGTCTTTTCACATTATTTGGGGGCATATCCTCATACTTTTTGCTCTCAAATAGTGCTGTCACTGATTGTCTTTGCAATTTAATACAATTAAGAAATCAAAAAAAcattgatttgttgttttacttcGATGGGGAATTTTGGATTTGCAAGACAAAATGCTAACcttccaccaaaaaatacacaaagagtGTGTGTGACGGGAGTATTTTGGGGATTAAAACACAAATGGAGACGGCTGTGGCTTATTTTGCCTCTGAGTCAGTGAGAAAATGACATGTGGGAGACACCCGTTGAACAGGACGACCTTGTATCCCGTCATGTTTACTATGCAGGTGGTTTCTGTGGACGTAAAAACATCAGCAGAGGTGAGCAAGGGTTCAGTTTCCCTGATCAGGCTTCCAGGTCAGCCGCTCTGTGTGATTTTGGAGAAAAATACCTTCAAATAGAAAGTTGTCtatactgttagctaacaatttctgctgtttatttactCAGCTAATGATTTCCCATTATTTATCCATACTTTAAGCTAGCTAATTTATCTGTGTAGTCACTTTTAGCTAACAATTTTAAGCTAGCTAAcagtttatttacaattttaatctATTTACTTCAACTGCTTATGCATCATGTTTAGCTAACATTTGCATTTGTGTATCCACAACTGACAGTTTTAACTGTTCATGCATATTTTGAGCTAACAactaaaactttttattcataGTTTTAGCTAGCTATGTAGCTGTTTACACTTGAAGTTGTTTCAACTGGTAATACTGTTTGTCTATTATATAACAtgctcatttgttttttagttcaTAATTTTAACTGTTAACCAGACTTTTAGATAGCAATTTTTATTTATCACTGTGGATAGCAGGCAGTTTTCCACAGTTTATCCATACTGTTAACAAACAATGTCAAGTGTTAGCCATGCTTTCAGGACaactatttgaaaaaaaatcattcacttTTACAAAATTACTTCTGTTCATTAACCATGTATGGATTGTTTTGGGCTGTTTATCCATTAGTTTTGGATAACTGTTAACTTTTCTGCTCAAACCTATTCAGtatgtttcaaaaataaaactgtaaattctgTTGTCAGATGAGTTCAGCTAATTGTTGCGACACTAAATaattttatctttattattaACCCTAAACTCAAATACCACTGGTTCTTACaataatgttatttctgtaattagtatttgggtttattttggttattttgtggtACATTTCCTAAATGTTTGCACTATCTTTGCAGTCTGCAGGAACAATGCAAATCTTATCTTAAATACCCATTAGTCTCTGGGGCCAAGGTCctagataaaataaataaaaaataagctcAGATTACCAAAATCTATCTACAGAACATTAAAAGTGTCctctctacatttttttttcaccatctGATGCTCTTCAGCTGTAGATCTTATTGTCTCTGTCAGTCTGGGAGGAAACCAGATGATCCACCCTGCAGGAGGCGGAGCTACACCACACCTGTTACCTGAATTGACCTTGTATCTCTGCCCTGAGGTGTATGCTGCAGCGTCACGCTCAGGGCGGAGGGCAAAATAAGATGTTCTGGCTTCTATGTTTATTCCCTGGGAACAAAGCGTAGAAGGTTCCACCCAGAACTCTATGTGCTTTTAGATGCTTCCACATAATATGAACCAAAACACTACAGTTGTCCATGTTTCTCCTCTAAATTAACATGAATTACTCTTTAAATATGTCAGAGGTGTAAGACATGTCTTGGTGTTTTtagattttagcattttatttatGTGAAATCATTATCTTCTGTAATTAACTTATACTTTTAtgaaatttgtgtatttttttatgtggTAATTAATGggcaaaaagagagagaaaatgtgaaaattcattaaaagtcACGTTTGCTCTTACATGAATTGGAAGATTCTGTCACAGTAAATGGTAAGGCTGCTAAACACATACAACATTGTATTCAGTgtggaaataaattaaaaaggaGAGAAACGTTTCAGGTTGTCTTCAgagtattttatttcatttaaccaTTTTCTTTGCATATGTGTACTTATTGCACCATTGCTGATGCAGTACAGTGGGTTAATTATTTCATTTCTGGTAGTTATTTTCCCTGCAGCGTCGTCTCAACTGTTTTGGCTGAAGTTCAAAAGCTGCAGGCAGGTTGACACACCAGTTTTCGTCACTGAAGTGGTTCCTATGgagataaaaacactgaaaatgaactgaagtAACAGTGAGCATGATGCCATCACAATGCAAAATGTGATTAACTAGCTTTGGCtaagattttgtttgttttgtttccttattACTACAATAAACTATACATGTACAGTATATCCTGAAATACTGACGTCATCGTATCTGTCACAGTAATTCAACTAGACTTCAGATCTTCTGATCTATTTAGTTATGAAACACATCTTTTAGGAATTATTTGTTAAAGGTCCAACGCTCAAAGGTTTCCTCAGACTTGTGTGGGTGTGGTTTGACCAGATTTGATTGACAGCCTATGAACTGTCCTCGCATTGAAATGCTGATTGGTGCACAGAAGTCAGTGACATCATGTTTGTTCCAGCTGACCTCCTCCCACTTTGATGGAAACTTCTGATTTGAAAAACTTTCGTAACTTTGGCAGAAAATCTTTGTGTCAACTGtaaagatttttaaatgaactttGTGCCTAACCTGTGTTCACTGCTCTTCTAGCGGCCGTGACCATGACCATGCTTGTGCCCACGACCGTGGCCACGACCGCGGCCATGCTTGTGCCTGTGTTTGCGGCCATGTTTTCCTGGGTGGCCATCGTCCTCACTGCCGCTACCTCCGCTGCCGCCACTGCCGTAGCTATCGCCGCTACCGTAGCTATCACCACTGCCACCGCTGTGCCCTGGGCTTCCACCACCACTCCCACGGCGGTGACGGCGtcctttgtgctttttttctccatcaCGCTCAGAGCTACGGTGGTCCCCGCTGTCACATCGGTCACGCTCAGAGCTACGGCGGTCCCTGCTGTCACATCGGTCACGCTCAGAGCTACGGCGGTCCCTGCTGTCACATCGGTCACGCTCAGAGCTACGGTGGTCCCCGCTGTCATATCGGTCACGCTCAGAGCTACGGCGGTCCCTGCTGTCATATCGGTCACGCTCAGAGCTACGGTGGTCCCCGCTGTCATATCGGTCATGCTCAGAGCTACGGTGGTCCCCGCTGTCATATCGGTCACGCTCAGAGCTACGGTGGTCCCCGCTGTCACATCGGTCACGCTCAGAGCTACGGCGGTCCCCGCTGTCATATCGGTCACTGTTAGAGCTCCTTTGGTCCTTGTGGTCACGATCAGAGCTGCTACTCTTCCCTCCTGCATCCTTTTCCTTGGCCCTCTCTATCTCTGCATCCTTTCCTTTACCTTCATGATGCCCCTCCTTCCCCGGCTGGGGCCCGACGCAGTACCCTGAGGCGTGGCGTCCACTGTCTGTAGGAGCTCCAGTCAGATGGTAAAAATTATTATCTTTGCACAGCTCATCCTAGACTTGACAAGAACCTTAGCCACTAAAAGTAGACATGAGCCGTCCATCTTACCTGgaaacatttctgctgctgttgatcTTTGTGACTTGTGAATCTTTAATGATAGGGTGCTGAAAAAGAGCAGAACAGGAGGGGCCCGTTTACTTGTCACTTAAACCAGTCTGACGAGATGAATGAAAATGTAAGGCTCTGTTGTTTGGTACATGATCCAAACTACACAAATGCCAGGCTTTTAGAAACCAATAGGCTGGTTTGCTTTTTGCATTTCTAAGTTTCTTTAAGTTTCAGAGCCTGCAGAACGTTTCCAATCACATGAAGTTTTTCAGTTTagtgttaaatatgaaactcaggttttttttacaatgacTACAAGTTTTATGCctttcagaaataattaaacacATTCATGTAAATTCTGACAAATCGTTGCATTGAGTTCACAGTTTTATTCAACTGGTTGCTTACAGACAGCTAAAGTAAAATATATTCCCTCCTAAAAACATGTGAACTTGCTTGATTTAATCAGATCTCAAACTCTGCTAAATAATTTCCCATGTGTGACAAAGTTTAGAATCTTATTTCCCATGTTTGTctaatgtcagaaaataaaatgttgtacTTACGTGGTCTGAGCGGCAGTCAACAGCTGCAGGTTCTGTCAGAGTGCGGACGATGCGCTGTAATTAATAGGCTGTATCTGGCACAGCTGCATTCTTGTCTTCCTGCGTCAGCGAACTTGGAAGCTGCAGTCGTCTTTTATTCAAGAAATTTCATTTATGTTAAATTCCATCAGACAgctttgtttgtgttcagaTTCATTGTGGCAGAAAGTCTTTGGTAGGACATTAAACTTGTCTTCTAAGAGACTTTGCTTCTGTCAGATTTAACTGGTAAACTAGTGTAACTTAGCTGAAATGTGATGCAGTCAACTAAGGTCCAAGAGATCTTGTCTTCTATGCCCGTACTAGGCCAATAGAAACTAAATGAAACTTCCTTTTaggcaagaaagaaagaaagaaagaaagacaaaaagaaaatagaagacaaagaaaaagacaaatataagatagatagatagatagatagatagatagatagatagatagatagaaatgaacataaagaaagaaagaaagagggagggacTGTGAAGTTTACGGGAGCACCTGAAGGCAACAATCACGCCGGTGACGCAGCACGTCGCCGCCAGGTGGCGCGGTGACATCATCAACCGCTCAGGTGAGGACGGAAGAAAAGTGAGAGCAGCGGAAGATAACGGAGAGCTGCGGTGATGGGACGGCAGAAGGTCCTCAGAGAGAGTCCTAGGAGGAAGAAAGTTCTGTGAAACGCTGCTCACAAAGACAAGAAATTCCAattaatattggcattaaatgaaaacatgaagtcGGAGTGACGCGATGGAATGACGAGAGCTGCTCACCTGTCGGAGCAGAGACGACGTCCGCTTTTCTTCTGGGAGGTTTGTCGAGAGCTTTTGTCCAAAGAACAGCCTGTAAAGTAAGTTAAGCTTCTTAAAATTAGTCAAAGAAAAGAAGTTAACTGGATTCAGGTCTGTTGTTGGTACTCTAAATCATAGTTAGCTTAGGTTTAACTTCatcttctgttttattgtgttatgGCTACACATTGTCATATCTttggttaaaaaataatatatatatatttaattaataGCTTATTTTTCTTACCTTTATGTATTTCAACGGTGTCATACTTCGTCCTAGTGCTACAAcccatgattgtttttgttgttgatcagTCTTAGTTATTTTCCCAGTCATACAACGACTTGTTTTATTCTAGAAAATGTTGGTTTTGTGTGACAGACATTTTAAAACCCAGATTTACTCATTCAGTATCACAGTTGACAAGCAAATATGCACATTTCAGGGGCAGAAACAGATAAAcgtttgacaaaaatgagactagaCATGACCACTAATAGACTTGAACTGaccaaataaacagaaaacaaccacaaagaggtgACAAGTTACTCTTAATCGtcttaaaatgaccaaagaaacTATATGACAAAACTTATGACAAATAGacaacaaacaaccacaaagaggcaagaACAGATCAAAGAAACTGAAAGCAACCATAGAGAGATGAGAAATTACTTCAAATAAACTACAAATTACCATAAGAAGACTAGAAATGACCACTAATAGACTTGAACTgaccaaaaaaactgaaaattgtcaAAGACAGATGAGAAATTAtggaaaatacaataaaaatgacgACAAACAGGTGAGAAATGACTCCTAATAGACTAAAAATGGCCTTAAATAGACTAGAATTGTCCACAAACGGACTAGAATGTACTGAAACTCATCAGCAGTGAATAGAAATTGTACGAAACGCTCCATGTTTCCAGAGGGAGCCGATGTTGATGGAGCCCGCCGACCCGGAGGCGTCATGGATGCCGTGGACGATGACCTGAGGATGAGGTGGTTGATGGAGGTGGACGGGTGGAGAGGgcaggaggatgaggaggagctgGTGGAGGTGCTGCTGAGAGGCAAATCCCCCTGGGGCTTCACCCTGAGGGGGGGCACCGAGCACCGAGAGCCCCTGGTCATCACCAAGGTAACACCCCACACCGGAGAGAAAACATCATTTCATAATCCTACTATTGATGAACCTGCCGATTATTGTCGTTTTAGTCCTGTaaaagttcagcaaaaagttaaatatcttgttttagCTGACCCTGACTTATTCGGTATTAGAAAATATGCTTTCAAAGTTACTGGattacagttttttatttactgttgccaGGTTTTAGTAGACCGACAGCCTCTTTGTGGGTATTTCTAGtgtctttgtggccatttttagtctgtttgtagTCATTCCTTGTCTGTGCATGGTCATTTCCAGTTTCTTTCGTTGGTTCTAGTCTGTTGTGGTAATTTCTAGTCTATTAGTTGTAATTTCCcacctttttgtggttgtttcaaTGTCCTTGGTCAATTctagtctctttgtggtcattttttaggatatttgtagtgatttttttgtgtctttttggtcattttactcTATTTGTAGTCATGTCtactctctttgtggtcattttcagtccctttgtggcctttttttgtctatttgtagTCATTCCTCGCATGTCTAAGGTAATTTTCAAATTCTTTGGTTGGCTctggtctctttgtggtcatttttggtgtATTTGTCATCATTTCTACTCTCTTTGCGGTTGTGTCCAGTATATTATTGTCACTTTTCACCGATTTGTGGTTATTTCAGTCTCTCTGCgatcatttcttgtcatttagtGGAGATACTGAATGCAAATGGTGGAAAGCCTGCAGGGAAGCACAAAGTTTAATTCCAGTCATCCAAAGTTGTTTGAATCAGTCCAGTGGACTTTAAGAAAgctccttgaagacgtttcacctctcatccaagaggcttcttcagttctggtggtggttggtgttgcctcagcttttaaacctctgtgaggtgtgtccagggctattattccaacgaccaataccacaactcatctgactactactactgactactacgatggtcgttgtgaggtCATTAAATAGTCTGACGagttttggtattggtcgttggaataatagccctggacacaacctcacagaggtttaaaagctgaggcaacaccaaccaccaccagaactgaagaagcctcttggatgagaggtgaaacgtcttcaaggaactttcttaaactccagtggattgattgaaactactttggataaccatgacctggatgaatgagaacctacacagacattttAATTCCAGTCACACTCACAGTGCAGAATTTAAAGCTTCTCTGAGTTTGAATTATTGAGCTTTAATTATAGCAGCAGACAGCAACGTATGTTTTCTGAACCAAACACCGGCACAGTGCGAGACGTTACACCTGAGGCTGACATTTGGAGCTCTAACGGAATAATGAGTGGTCGCGGTAGAGTTTTATTTCACACCTTAGCCAAATAAAACTTGATAAGGTGAATGAGcgtttggggatttttttttttgagaaattgAACCAACCCTTATGGTTTTGATGCGTTTCTTTGcttggtgatttttttgaagaGGTTTTTCTGTCTGCCGTCGGTGCTGGTGTGAACTGTGGCTTACACAGAGCGGTGCACCTCCAGATACCTCAGATTACAGGTGGTTTAAATATTCATCAGAGCTCTCAGGTTGCAGCCACCACAGTAGTCAGGAGTTTCCAccttaaaaatgacacatttttgtgtggtttgtgctggttttgtttCTAACCACTTTCCTGTTTTATCAGCTGGCTTGAATTGCAGATGCAGCCGCTTTACATGACCATTTATCCCCTGTATGTTGGCTTTTTAGCACGTCTATAGCTCTAAGCTCTACCCACCATCAACACCAACAGTAGCGATAGCAGCTAACAtgtttgatgtgtttgtgaAACTATGCTAGCAGGTTCTAGTCTGCTTGTGGTCGTTTTCAGTCTACTTGTAGTGATTTTAAgcctctttgtggtagtttttagTATATTTGGTGTTATATCAGTGCCTAGTGGCTatttccagtctctttgttgtc
This portion of the Acanthochromis polyacanthus isolate Apoly-LR-REF ecotype Palm Island chromosome 22, KAUST_Apoly_ChrSc, whole genome shotgun sequence genome encodes:
- the LOC110969940 gene encoding uncharacterized protein LOC110969940, which codes for MQEGRVAALIVTTRTKGALTVTDMTAGTAVALSVTDVTAGTTVALSVTDMTAGTTVALSMTDMTAGTTVALSVTDMTAGTAVALSVTDMTAGTTVALSVTDVTAGTAVALSVTDVTAGTAVALSVTDVTAGTTVALSVMEKKSTKDAVTAVGVVVEAQGTAVAVVIATVAAIATAVAAAEVAAVRTMATQENMAANTGTSMAAVVATVVGTSMVMVTAARRAVNTGTTSVTKTGVSTCLQLLNFSQNS